GAACAGGTAGATATTGTTGGAGAATTGTTTGATCTTTCTTTTGATAATAATAGTATCTCAGGTATTAGTAAAGCTTTTGATTTAATTGGTCAGATTCAAATAGAAGAATTATCAGCCCCTTTGCAAACGTTGCTTTATTACGATATTGCAAACGGCTACGGCTATTTGCGTAAATTAAAATATTTCAACACACCCGATTCCTGGAATTTTGAAATGGAAGAAATTTCACATGAGGTATTCCATCTTCGAAAAGCAATTGCATCTCTAGGATTTGAAGAAATAGATGACTTAAGGAAATGTCAGATTTATACTAATCTTGGTAATACTTTTTCTTTTATAGGCAGGTTTATTGAAGCGCAGGAATATTGGCGCAAGGCATTAAATATTTTCCCTAATTTTCCAATGGCATTAGCAAATAGTGGACATGGCTTAATGTTTTATTCAAATCAAATTTTTGACAATTCACATAAGTTATATTTTATTAACTACGGCTACCATAAAATCAAAGAAGCATTACACTTTAAGGAATATCTTGAAGGTGATGCTGCAAATCAATTTCTCAAGATGAAATCGTATATGGATGCTACTTATGATGTAAAAATCCTTTCAGAACAGTTTAATTTAAACAGTTTTGAATTTGGTGATAATGAAAAACTGAACAATTACCGATATTGGTGTTTAGAAAATTACCTTTACATTAATCCTTTAAACGATTTGGGAGCGTCTAAATTTGCTTCTCACGATTGCTTGAATTTGCCATCTTTAATCTTAGAAACCAAAGCGCCACCAACATATTTCACACTTTACAATCAACTTAAGCAGGAATTTGCAACTGCAAGATATTTCTATTACAAATCAGTCGTTTTTCAAGATCCTCATTTTTCAGACGAAGATGTAGTAATTGTAGATACTATGGAAAGTGCTTTGTTTTCTTACAATCTTGAACTCGCTAAAAGTGCTTTTCGCAACACCTATTCAATTTTAGATAAAATTGCATATTTCCTAAATGATTATTTGAAACTGGGAAACAACTACAATCGCGTAAACTTTAGAAGTGTTTGGTTCAAGAAAGATAACAAAACATTACATGAGCATTTTCAAAACTCTCAAAATTGGGCTTTAAGAGGGTTATTCTGGTTAAGTAAAGATTTTTTCATTAAAGAACATGATGAGGTGTTAGATCCAGATTCAAAACAGATTGCCGAATTACGAAACTCTATTGAGCACAAAGGCCTGAAAATAATGTATGATACTTATTTGTATAGTAATTTCTTTAATGCTGACAAAGAAATTATTTTTATAATAAACCGTGATGATTTTGAAAGTAAAACTTTGCGGTTGTTAAAAACAGTTCGAGCTGCGATAATGTATCTTGCTTTTATTATTAATTATGAAGAAGGTCAAAAAGAAAGTAATGGTCTGCCGACACTTCCAATGAATTTAAGCGAAGTTCCGATTTATATGAAATTCTAACTTTAAAGTTTATAAAATTGTTAAATTAAATGATAAATAAAACTTTGTGGTTTAATTTTTGTTTTATATCTTTGCGCAAAGATTACAACCTTGGCCACCAAAGATGAAGTATCACAGTTTCTTAAAGAACTGAAGTCTGTAAGCGCTGCAGGCGAAATTTTCTTTATCGACAGGCAGGTAAACACCCAAACACTCGCAGAGTTAGAGATTAAAGCACTTGAAAGAAAAGCTTATATCGAAAAGCTTGTTCTGGAAGACTATTCCGAAGGTCCGTTAGATAACGATCAGTATGGCATAGAACCCATGTGGGTTTTCGGAAAGAAAGTCAAAGAAAAGGAAGTATACATTAAAATTACAATTACCGCGCTTAATGTAATATGTATTTCTTTCCATACCTCACAGTATCCTATGAACTATCCATTTAAGTGAGAACATTATGAAAAGTCCTTTCACGGGAAAAGAAATGAAACTACAAAAAGAATCAAGAAAAGTAAGTTTCAGAAAACAGGAAATCGAATACACAAACCTTAGTTATTATTGTGAAGACACGAAACAAAGTGTGGTAACCACAGAATTAGATGAAGTTAACCTTCGTCAGATTTATAACAAATACCGGGAATTGAATAACATTCCGTTCCCGGAAGAAATTAAAAAACTTCGTCAGAAATATGGCTTGTCTGCTGCAAAAATGAGCGAACTGTTTGGTTTTGGTCCTAATCAGTATGCTCTCTATGAAAATGGAGAAATTCCCAGTATTTCGAATGCAAAGGCAATACGTTTAGCGGACAGTCCTTTTGTTTTCAAAAACATGTTGGAAAGCAATAAAGCAATAATTAAGGAGAAAGACTATAAATCAATAATTACAAAAATCAATGCAAAACTTGTAGGTTTTGAAGATGATTTTTCCTTTGAAGAGTTTTTATTGGGTGGTAAAGAACCAAGCCCCTTTACGGGTTACAAATCGCCGGATTATAACAGGTTAGCAACCATGGTTGCATACTTTGCTAAAAATTTGAAACCACAAAAAACATTATTAAATAAATTACTTTTTTATTCTGATTTTTTGCAATATAAAAATTTTGGTTCTTCAATATCAGGTTGCCGATACGCAGCCATAGCAAGAGGTCCGGTTCCGGATAACTTCAGAAGTCTTTTTGAAAAAATGGAAAAGGATAGTTTTGTAAAAATAAAATACATAGAATATCCGGATGGTAAAGTAGGCGAACAGTTCCTTTTAGGAGACGAGAAGCTTTCAGATTGGCAGTCGTTTTCGGAAGATGAACTAAAAACATTGCAAAATGTTTGTAGATTTTTTAAAGGGAAAACTACCAAAGAAGTGGTGGAGATTAGTCATAAAGAAACAGCGTGGCTTAAAAATCAGGAAGACAATGCCTTGATTGATTATACTTACGCTTTTGATTTAAGTTCATTTTAATTTATCCGTGATTTTTACAGCTTAGAATGGAAGAGCATGAAAAAATTTACGATGAATGGAAAAAAGATCTCCCGGTCAAGCTACAGGAAAATTTTGAAATAATTTGTGATATATCCGGTAAAATCAATTCTTTAGATCTAATTAGCTATTTGGCATTTTATAATGCGTTGCACAA
The sequence above is a segment of the Chryseobacterium taklimakanense genome. Coding sequences within it:
- a CDS encoding type II toxin-antitoxin system MqsR family toxin yields the protein MATKDEVSQFLKELKSVSAAGEIFFIDRQVNTQTLAELEIKALERKAYIEKLVLEDYSEGPLDNDQYGIEPMWVFGKKVKEKEVYIKITITALNVICISFHTSQYPMNYPFK
- a CDS encoding type II TA system antitoxin MqsA family protein, whose translation is MKLQKESRKVSFRKQEIEYTNLSYYCEDTKQSVVTTELDEVNLRQIYNKYRELNNIPFPEEIKKLRQKYGLSAAKMSELFGFGPNQYALYENGEIPSISNAKAIRLADSPFVFKNMLESNKAIIKEKDYKSIITKINAKLVGFEDDFSFEEFLLGGKEPSPFTGYKSPDYNRLATMVAYFAKNLKPQKTLLNKLLFYSDFLQYKNFGSSISGCRYAAIARGPVPDNFRSLFEKMEKDSFVKIKYIEYPDGKVGEQFLLGDEKLSDWQSFSEDELKTLQNVCRFFKGKTTKEVVEISHKETAWLKNQEDNALIDYTYAFDLSSF
- a CDS encoding LA2681 family HEPN domain-containing protein encodes the protein MKKFEDLLLITDISNLTGKEQVDIVGELFDLSFDNNSISGISKAFDLIGQIQIEELSAPLQTLLYYDIANGYGYLRKLKYFNTPDSWNFEMEEISHEVFHLRKAIASLGFEEIDDLRKCQIYTNLGNTFSFIGRFIEAQEYWRKALNIFPNFPMALANSGHGLMFYSNQIFDNSHKLYFINYGYHKIKEALHFKEYLEGDAANQFLKMKSYMDATYDVKILSEQFNLNSFEFGDNEKLNNYRYWCLENYLYINPLNDLGASKFASHDCLNLPSLILETKAPPTYFTLYNQLKQEFATARYFYYKSVVFQDPHFSDEDVVIVDTMESALFSYNLELAKSAFRNTYSILDKIAYFLNDYLKLGNNYNRVNFRSVWFKKDNKTLHEHFQNSQNWALRGLFWLSKDFFIKEHDEVLDPDSKQIAELRNSIEHKGLKIMYDTYLYSNFFNADKEIIFIINRDDFESKTLRLLKTVRAAIMYLAFIINYEEGQKESNGLPTLPMNLSEVPIYMKF